In Aspergillus nidulans FGSC A4 chromosome IV, a single window of DNA contains:
- a CDS encoding Zn(II)2Cys6 transcription factor domain-containing protein (transcript_id=CADANIAT00010519) encodes MDQPREGDFFPDKLPKSVKIRQTCNACQQAKIRCGHERPSCKRCQKHNIDCIYSISRRLGRPAKKRDPHLDSTGQNDGPLSKKARGPKKKKVKEEPMADFTANDLSLDGDDKPLFDTLTFEQSQIDDMSVESASLQTPTLMEIVTAAPFSNNLDTVSDSWFHEFMSITDPNQSCGFIDPFENDGKVDSRTPMDLDSVPVPSEGFSDSTSEGLDPPSSSSYYPGINRSLTNGDQLSSGALGLLQGSPTYPDHTKQDVYSWSQPQPLQPLGGDFAEPSGFFPQVNTKRPHDYGFAEKDFKASFNSFPNIFPCQNHEQAVWDLARINAYAIQSGPSIAIDSILTRQRVLQQLIDTILQCRGCSRITVNFLISVILGIDGLITALDSITSAENDVVERLFPEYFGPLAQEYRADSGLAPQSRRFKGESAHLRSQLDACPLIIGGFCVSSEEKFAFVKRVLKRRLEGLHRTVRQILAYTHEFLTPSRGKVLLMKETYQRLRRIMAYLNACSGAEHMNQGPTMPTYPNINTAEIGNTCLSIDRIIYHLILASMESEATCQCSISALQIMNELRSVPTVVEFETILGLVDRIHSQGQAMLKCKECRANPGSTLMTLPALTDQSLALFEAACLEYNVTRKDALFDSSLPQFLCIRSKMKLGQMDLDDDETAVLVRILLGKNSMKLLELLKGLQSLTKDSQPHRTGVATLRACESSVEPSIRRLAAFMEQIELEPERRRRCVQDGRPGSAWPRPLKVTGPLTPTNYLADKGLFNLAFSHLIGPVKVERLVESYDGIHISMDPMAQGGCSANIRCPPHVRNITPACEGKTASAISVLFNIVGESFGSGWWDAEEKTLWHFADFAVIQTGVVWEILLSAKVIKLTRKNMTVLMARNISSENERTTVGDESGIRGKADKNTMNRA; translated from the exons ATGGATCAGCCCAGAGAAGGCGACTTTTTCCCTGATAAGCTGCCCAAAAGTGTCAAGATTCGCCAAACCTGCAATGCATGTCAGCAAGCCAAGATTCGCTGCGGCCATGAGAGGCCCTCCTGCAAAAGATGTCAGAAACACAACATCGACTGTATTTACAGTATATCTCGTCGTCTTGGCCGACCGGCTAAAAAGAGAGATCCGCATCTTGATTCCACAGGCCAGAATGACGGACCTCTGAGTAAAAAGGCACGGGgtcccaagaagaagaaagtcaaGGAAGAACCTATGGCAGATTTCACCGCGAATGATTTGTCTCTTGACGGTGATGACAAGCCACTTTTTGACACCCTCACATTCGAACAAAGCCAAATCGATGATATGTCCGTCGAAAGCGCGAGTTTGCAGACCCCCACTTTGATGGAAATAGTCACAGCGGCACCCTTCTCAA ATAATCTTGACACGGTCTCGGATAGCTGGTTCCACGAGTTCATGTCCATCACCGACCCGAATCAGAGTTGCGGGTTCATCGACCCGTTCGAGAACGACGGCAAGGTGGATAGCAGAACGCCGATGGACTTGGACAGCGTTCCTGTCCCATCGGAAGGTTTCTCAGACTCGACATCTGAAGGACTGGACCcgccttcatcctccagttATTATCCTGGTATTAACCGCAGCCTGACCAACGGCGACCAACTTTCCAGCGGTGCCCTGGGACTTCTCCAAGGCTCTCCGACGTATCCTGACCATACCAAACAGGATGTTTATTCTTGGTCACAACCACAGCCCTTGCAACCGTTAGGTGGGGACTTTGCTGAGCCATCAGGCTTTTTTCCTCAAGTCAACACGAAACGGCCACACGACTACGGTTTTGCCGAAAAAGACTTCAAAGCAAGCTTCAACAGTTTTCCGAATATCTTCCCATGCCAGAACCATGAGCAAGCCGTTTGGGATCTAGCCCGAATAAATGCCTATGCCATACAGTCCGGTCCTTCCATTGCCATCGACAGCATTCTTACGCGCCAACGAGTGCTGCAGCAGCTGATCGACACAATCCTGCAGTGCCGGGGCTGTTCACGAATAACGGTGAACTTTCTCATATCTGTCATCCTCGGTATTGATGGCCTCATCACCGCACTGGACTCGATAACTTCCGCCGAAAATGATGTCGTTGAGAGACTGTTTCCCGAGTACTTCGGTCCTTTGGCGCAAGAGTACAGAGCTGACTCAGGGCTAGCGCCACAGAGCCGGAGATTCAAAGGCGAGAGTGCTCATCTAAGGTCTCAACTTGATGCATGTCCATTGATAATTGGGGGATTCTGCGTGTCATCTGAAGAAAAGTTTGCATTTGTGAAGCGAGTATTGAAACGTCGCCTGGAAGGATTGCATAGAACAGTCCGGCAGATCCTTGCTTACACGCACGAGTTCCTGACACCTTCGAGGGGGAAAGTGCTACTGATGAAAGAGACGTACCAAAGGCTGCGACGGATCATG GCCTACCTAAACGCTTGTTCAGGGGCAGAGCACATGAATCAGGGGCCAACAATGCCGACGTaccccaacatcaacacaGCAGAAATAGGCAACACCTGTCTGTCAATCGACCGCATAATTTACCACCTCATCCTTGCTTCGATGGAGTCAGAGGCTACCTGCCAGTGTTCGATAAGCGCTTTGCAAATTATGAACGAACTCCGAAGTGTGCCCACTGTCGTTGAGTTCGAGACGATCCTCGGTCTCGTTGACCGTATACATAGTCAGGGTCAAGCGATGCTGAAGTGCAAAGAATGCCGAGCAAACCCCGGATCGACTCTCATGACGCTTCCGGCCCTCACCGACCAGTCGCTCGCTTTGTTCGAGGCAGCCTGCTTGGAGTACAATGTTACGCGGAAGGACGCCTTGTTCGACTCATCACTGCCTCAATTCCTTTGCATAagaagcaagatgaagctcGGGCAAATGGATCttgacgacgacgagacgGCGGTTCTGGTACGGATTCTCCTTGGGAAAAATTCCATGAaactgctggagctgctgaaagGGTTGCAATCTCTCACAAAGGATAGCCAGCCACATAGGACGGGCGTTGCGACATTGAGGGCGTGCGAGTCTTCTGTGGAACCTTCAATCCGTCGCCTTGCTGCGTTCATGGAGCAGATCGAGCTCGAGCCAG AGCGACGTCGAAGATGTGTACAAGACGGTAGACCAGGCTCAGCGTGGCCAAGGCCTCTCAAAGTGACCGGTCCATTGACCCCAACCAATTACCTTGCCGACAAGGGCCTTTTTAATTTGGCGTTTAGTCACCTTATCGGGCCGGTCAAAGTGGAGAGGCTCGTTGAGAGCTATGATGGTATACACATATCGATGGACCCCATGGCCCAAGGGGGCTGCAGCGCCAATATAAGGTGTCCCCCTCATGTTCGGAACATAACCCCAGCCTGCGAGGGTAAGACGGCCAGCGCAATTTCTGTCCTGTTCAATATCGTCGGGGAAAGCTTCGGTAGTGGTTGGTGGGATGCCGAAGAAAAGACC CTCTGGCATTTTGCCGACTTTGCCGTCATCCAAACAGGTGTGGTTTGGGA GATCCTGCTCAGCGCAAAGGTGATCAAGTTGACGAGGAAAAACATGACAGTCTTGATGGCACGAAACATCTCGAGCGAGAACGAGCGAACTACGGTCGGCGATGAGAGCGGGATTAGAGGCAAGGCGGATAAAAATACGATGAATAGAGCGTAG
- a CDS encoding YbhB/YbcL family Raf kinase inhibitor-like protein (transcript_id=CADANIAT00000704) has protein sequence MFRAIKTVMFFLVNLITFALSRILYRIRGHDSRQILRHRAFRHYPEPSIILEAPECGQSGSHLLPNHTCLDDGKVGKMPELRWRPPSHLNVKQYVLVCEDLDAPIPFSIITHGLFFGIPPTTTEAFPDDIEQDRNCAGRLTLAGWGYVPNMRGTPYIGAAAPLGHGVHRYVYTIIALNEPLHFDRPDKVTKRQIKKALVGKVIGWGQWTGHFERPWPR, from the coding sequence ATGTTTCGTGCCATCAAGACTGTCATGTTTTTCCTCGTCAACTTGATCACCTTTGCGCTGAGCAGGATCCTGTACCGCATTCGAGGCCACGATTCTCGACAGATCCTCAGACACCGCGCGTTCAGGCATTACCCAGAGCCCAGTATCATACTCGAAGCCCCAGAATGTGGCCAATCTGGCTCTCACTTACTCCCAAACCACACCTGTTTGGATGACGGCAAAGTCGGCAAAATGCCAGAGCTACGCTGGAGACCACCATCCCATCTCAATGTCAAGCAGTATGTTCTGGTTTGTGAGGATCTCGATGCACCTATACCTTTCTCTATCATTACCCACGGTCTTTTCTTCGGCATCCCACCAACCACTACCGAAGCTTTCCCCGACGATATTGAACAGGACAGAAATTGCGCTGGCCGTCTTACCCTCGCAGGCTGGGGTTATGTTCCGAACATGAGGGGGACACCTTATATTGGCGCTGCAGCCCCCTTGGGCCATGGGGTCCATCGATATGTGTATACCATCATAGCTCTCAACGAGCCTCTCCACTTTGACCGGCCCGATAAGGTGACTAAACGCCAAATTAAAAAGGCCCTTGTCGGCAAGGTAATTGGTTGGGGTCAATGGACCGGTCACTTTGAGAGGCCTTGGCCACGCTGA
- a CDS encoding putative MFS efflux transporter (transcript_id=CADANIAT00000705) encodes MRLATRSSSINTSLLFTSNHETSRRIHDHAHRNRNNPSPLTNCHTRITTTANTNTIIIALIFELGLKHSPQIEPYNHLKYLLHTFPKAAHNTHRIPCVHLLPPLVKHLLSSPKRPRGGSARLLIANQPHNHYIHGLRAVQSSGISGTVALSAAVAADIVDSHERGAYMGLTSLGNILAPSLGPVLGGLITSHCGWRGVFCFLAGGGVVVLLVLGFFLPETRKARVNTLEVGSVERGQAEGAAPDNQQSKRRKKPGLPNPLTPLRLLAHFPTSLVLLSNGLVFASYYAVTAGIPSQFARIYGLSDMEVGLVFLPAGVGSLVSATFNGALVDWNYRRVRKMYEDTKVTAEGDNEVSGAAEGTQSDWEFPVERARLQVGGPMTLFCSLVIFIYGLVLDRHPPLALSLAMIFLVSFSITASYNVMNVLLVDLYYSTPATVMATNNFVRCFLGAVSTALVTPMIERFGGGRTYGMVAALIVGVCCPVLGTVYVNGVQWRVQRESKFR; translated from the exons ATGCGCTTAGCTACCAGGTCTTCCTCAATCAATACTTCTTTACTTTTTACATCCAACCATGAGACTTCACGAAGAATCCACGACCATGCCCACCGTAACAGAAACAACCCCTCTCCTCTCACCAACTGCCATACCCGcatcaccaccacggccaaTACCAACACCATTATCATCGCCCTCATCTTCGAACTCGGTCTTAAACATAGCCCCCAAATCGAACCCTACAATCACCTCAAATACCTCCTTCACACCTTTCCAAAAGCGGCTCATAATACTCACCGCATCCCTTGCGTCCACCTTCTCCCCCCTCTCGTCAAACATCTACTATCCAGCCCTAAACGCCCTCGCGGCGGATCTGCACGTCTCCTCATCGCAAATCAACCTCACAATCACTACATACATG GTCTCCGCGCAGTCCAAAGCAGCGGCATATCAGGCACTGTCGCGCTCTCGGCTGCAGTTGCGGCGGATATAGTTGACTCTCACGAGAGGGGAGCGTACATGGGGCTCACGAGTCTGGGAAATATCCTTGCGCCGAGCTTGGGACCTGTTCTTGGGGGATTGATTACGAGTCATTGTGGATGGAGGGGGgtcttttgctttcttgccGGTGGGGGGGTCGTCGTCTTGCTCGTGCTGGGTTTCTTTTTgccagaaacaagaaaggcACGAGTGAATACTTTAGAGGTTGGATCGGTAGAGAGGGGACAAGCTGAAGGAGCGGCACCAGACAAccagcaaagcaagagaagaaagaagccaGGCCTCCCAAATCCGCTGAcgcctctccgcctcctAGCTCACTTTCCAACTAGCCTGGTCTTGCTCTCGAATGGGCTTGTCTTTGCGAGCTATTATGCCGTCACGGCCGGCATACCGTCGCAGTTTGCGCGGATTTATGGGTTATCTGATATGGAAGTTGGGCTGGTTTTTCTACCGGCGGGAGTCGGGTCGTTGGTGTCCGCGACATTTAATGGAGCTCTCGTGGATTGGAATTATCGGAGGGTAAGGAAAATGTATGAAGACACGAAAGTGACTGCAGAAGGAGATAATGAAGTGAgtggagctgcagaaggaaCGCAAAGCGATTGGGAATTCCCTGTTGAACGAGCAAGACTGCAGGTAGGGGGGCCAATGACT CTCTTCTGCTCACTCGTGATCTTCATCTACGGCCTGGTGCTGGACCGACACCCTCCCCTTGCACTCTCCCTGGCCATGATCTTCCTGGTTTCATTCTCCATTACAGCCTCCTACAACGTGATGAACGTCCTCTTGGTGGACCTGTACTACTCCACGCCGGCAACGGTCATGGCCACGAATAACTTTGTCCGGTGCTTTTTGGGCGCGGTGAGTACAGCGCTCGTCACGCCGATGATCGAAAGATTCGGCGGTGGGAGGACATATGGAATGGTTGCGGCGTTGATAGTCGGTGTGTGCTGTCCGGTGCTGGGAACTGTGTATGTCAATGGGGTACAGTGGAGAGTACAGAGGGAATCGAAGTTTCGGTGA
- a CDS encoding putative citrate synthase (transcript_id=CADANIAT00000706) — translation MSSGTLYIRDSRTDALYEIPIRRNSVSAADFKRIKAPGIGANRADQVSGGLRVHDPGLLNTTVIESAISFSDHERGLLLFRGYSLEELWKSDFEDMLHLLVWGSYPTPPQKEQLRSKLAAQMLAVPETVQTAVQSLPNTTPPLALILTGLSTYLSCIPETIPASTDAHQYRANRENVDNAVLRTVAAYAVVFGIVASHRKSIPFTPPSPDRTYCENLFTMAGLVDPVAGMPDPVKLSCFRRFAMLNADHGMALTVFSALVTASSLTDPVSCLITSVASAWGPLHFGATESAQRALADIGTEAGIPAFLDEVKQGRKRLFGYGHRSYKRIDPRVRFVQSILHDLPSTRLLKLAEAIECAASADDYFRSRGLYPNADFYGNFVFTGIGFEVEMIPAAMLAQRIMGIMAHWREYMREFCAHTTRAMQR, via the exons ATGTCGTCGGGCACGCTCTACATCAGGGACTCGCGAACAGATGCGCTGTACGAGATTCCGATACGAAGGAATTCAGTTTCGGCCGCCGATTTCAAACGGATTAAGGCTCCAGGAATCGGCGCGAACCGAGCCGACCAGGTCTCAGGCGGACTGAGAGTGCACGATCCGGGACTGCTGAATACGACTGTAATTGAATCTGCTATCAGCTTCTC AGACCATGAAcgtggccttcttctcttccgcggCTATAGCTTGGAAGAACTCTGGAAGAGCGACTTTGAAGACATGCTGCATCTCCTGGTATGGGGATCGTATCCGACCCCGCCgcagaaggagcagcttcGATCGAAGTTGGCAGCGCAAATGCTCGCCGTCCCTGAAACTGTCCAGACGGCGGTGCAGTCCTTGCC CAACACCACACCCCCATTAGCGCTCATATTAACGGGTTTATCCACCTATTTATCCTGCATCCCAGAGACTATTCCCGCTTCTACCGACGCCCATCAGTACCGGGCTAACAGGGAAAACGTTGACAACGCCGTCCTACGCACCGTTGCCGCGTACGCAGTGGTGTTTGGGATCGTGGCAAGCCACCGCAAGAGCATCCCATTCACCCCGCCCTCTCCGGATAGGACCTACTGCGAGAACCTCTTCACAATGGCTGGCTTAGTCGATCCAGTCGCAGGCATGCCGGACCCAGTCAAGCTCTCCTGCTTCCGCCGCTTCGCCATGCTGAATGCTGACCATGGCATGGCTCTCACCGTCTTCTCGGCCCTCGTGACGGCTTCTTCCCTCACAGACCCTGTGTCGTGTCTCATCACATCTGTTGCGTCAGCATGGGGCCCGCTGCACTTTGGCGCAACAGAATCCGCCCAGCGCGCTTTGGCAGATATTGGGACGGAGGCCGGAATCCCTGCCTTCCTAGACGAAGTCAAACAGGGTCGTAAAAGGTTATTTGGCTATGGCCACCGCTCCTATAAGAGGATAGACCCACGAGTGCGTTTTGTCCAGTCAATCCTTCATGACCTGCCTTCTACCCGTCTCTTGAAATTAGCCGAGGCCATTGAGTGCGCTGCATCGGCGGATGACTATTTTCGCAGCAGGGGGTTATACCCAAATGCGGATTTTTATGGGAACTTTGTCTTTACGGGGAT AGGGTTCGAGGTCGAAATGATCCCGGCAGCTATGCTTGCGCAACGAATCATGGGCATCATGGCGCACTGGCGGGAGTACATGCGTGAGTTCTGTGCCCATACCACCCGTGCGATGCAACGGTGA
- a CDS encoding GFA family protein (transcript_id=CADANIAT00000707), whose protein sequence is MPLTGHCLCGAVTYKAEVDQPLITAYDHCDDCQRQTGSTYSLVAVVPKDTLTINGPTKSFAKNGSSGKAVHRIFCSECGSPIAHDPEAAPPIIALKAGTLDTEIKKNLKPDTEIWTVGKLPFCQEHLEKPFEHMPQ, encoded by the exons ATGCCTTTGACTGGACACTGTCTCTGTGGTGCTGTTACCTACAAGGCCGAGGTTGACCAGCCCCTCATTACTGCCTACGACCACTGCGATGACTGCCAGCGTCAGACCGGTTCTACCTACT CTCTCGTCGCTGTCGTCCCCAAAGACACCTTGACCATCAACGGCCCCACCAAGAGCTTCGCGAAGAACGGATCCTCCGGCAAGGCTGTCCACCGTATCTTCTGTTCCGAATGCGGCTCGCCCATTGCTCACGACCCCGAGGCCGCTCCCCCAATTATCGCTCTGAAGGCCGGTACTTTGGACactgagatcaagaagaacttgAAGCCT GACACCGAGATCTGGACCGTCGGCAAGCTTCCCTTCTGCCAGGAGCACCTGGAAAAGCCCTTCGAGCACATGCCCCAGTAA
- a CDS encoding uncharacterized protein (transcript_id=CADANIAT00000708) — MSSPEFSTIADLKRAVECGQRITPEDVSVIGQIERELSGEAGPMQETAQTLATRQMNFDAKLDELAVKPQSHLTMEDAQEIEEMETLAFNKPPGASSIAAQVRSIAERNEALGLPPVSADAEAAFVTKGDAREAQHAEATIYGGQNPRGGMAAQMQSAADKLEHARRWI, encoded by the exons ATGTCTTCTCCTGAATTTTCCACGATCGCGGACCTCAAGCGCGCAGTCGAATGCGGCCAACGCATCACGCCAGAAGACGTTTCGGTAATTGGCCAGATCGAACGCGAACTGAGTGGTGAAGCAGGACCAATGCAAGAGACTGCGCAGACACTTGCAACACGACAGATGAATTTTGATGCGAAACTTGATGAGCTCGCGGTGAAACCGCAGAGCCATCTTACGATGGAAGATGCgcaggagattgaagagatggag ACCCTCGCGTTCAATAAGCCTCCCGGAGCTAGCTCCATTGCCGCACAGGTCAGGTCAATTGCAGAGAGAAACGAAGCGCTCGGTCTCCCTCCAGTATCTGCCGATGCGGAGGCTGCGTTTGTGACAAAGGGCGATGCGAGAGAGGCCCAGCATGCTGAAGCGACGATCTACGGCGGGCAGAACCCTAGAGGTGGGATGGCTGCACAGATGCAG AGCGCAGCAGATAAGCTGGAACATGCCAGACGCTGGATCTAA
- a CDS encoding uncharacterized protein (transcript_id=CADANIAT00000709), whose translation MLSLYEMLDSGGGIPDADDSRPTSVSKRSKKACTQCRQQKARCDAYQKQPCSRCEKLGIECVKYERLEKETDELRKQLNAHTASLHQIRESATTMMPRPNPADNVKRNKATGVCIDANDAEISCSNGAESLQLLFQDIASDGLPHLTAATSESPSSNGSKLPEMVPGSIYKNTASGQTRLQPLQPPVGMGPVVSKKKNLAMAGVDPDRTLPRTLGGVTLSGDEIDEIFNIFYRQYVVFMPCLDTESSPNLTYEQSDFLFWTIIGTASRTCAKNPTIFPALAKHIISMAFLSPLSESGAWNIVQGLLLVLNWPFPKADGGVDIIFPLTGLLLHVAMMYGMHNPVSSHEFFKTKQPMPQVADISRRSELWAYTVITYQRACLMKGQPPRTLPDMAHDVNQRKTLYQNMSPHVRTRMKAQEIVTQCGAAVNEYGVLTLSAADEGGLDLLLKAYEQRVNDLHIDATTWMARFDILVACLSIQGMHFLKNHTLYADNRLRKLEAAACAVIDAVADMARELQSLAVCPSQGWFGLLLAGSILLRIIKGHDTDIVDFAKARNYFMKSLNLAKLMIVDNADMPTKVVTVLSHLYNSTKAFRKADGSVMINLRIRSRLALCPIIDAMWWFKDEFEPPLPTTEENTEKPPTGPEGSANHLYDDGFWTDLEWALNIPE comes from the exons ATGTTGTCTCTTTATGAGATGCTTGATTCTGGTGGGGGAATACCCGATGCTGATGACTCGCGACCGACTAGCGTTTcgaagaggagcaagaagGCCTGTACCCAGTGTCGCCAGCAGAAG GCGCGCTGCGACGCGTACCAAAAGCAGCCTTGTTCGCGCTGTGAGAAGCTAGGAATCGAGTGTGT GAAGTACGAGaggttggagaaggaaaCTGATGAGTTGAGAAAGCAGCTCAACGCCCACACAGCCAGCCTACACCAGATCCGCGAATCCGCTACTACAATGATGCCCAGGCCCAATCCCGCGGACAACGTCAAGCGCAATAAAGCAACCGGTGTCTGCATTGATGCGAACGATGCGGAGATTAGTTGCTCTAACGGAGCTGAgagtctgcagctgctgtttcaaGACATCGCTTCCGACGGGCTACCTCACCTCACTGCCGCTACGTCTGAGAGTCCTAGCTCTAACGGGTCGAAGCTTCCAGAGATGGTGCCGGGATCCATCTACAAGAACACAGCCAGTGGGCAGACACGTCTCCAGCCATTGCAGCCGCCCGTCGGCATGGGACCCGTCGtgtcgaagaagaagaacctTGCCATGGCTGGAGTTGACCCGGATCGCACGCTACCGCGCACCCTAGGCGGCGTCACTCTGAGTGGCGATGAGATAGACGAGATATTTAATAT TTTCTATCGCCAATATGTTGTGTTCATGCCATGCCTTGACACCGAAAGCTCCCCTAACCTCACCTATGAACAGTCAgacttcctcttctggacTATAATCGGCACTGCCTCTAGGACATGCGCCAAGAATCCGACAATCTTTCCAGCCCTTGCCAAGCATATAATCAGCATGGCATTTCTCTCGCCGCTGTCGGAGAGTGGAGCCTGGAACATCGTGCAGGGGTTGCTCCTGGTACTGAACTGGCCATTCCCCAAGGCCGACGGTGGAGTCGACATCATCTTCCCACTAACTGGTCTACTCCTGCACGTGGCGATGATGTACGGTATGCACAACCCAGTCTCTAGCCACGAATTTTTCAAGACCAAGCAGCCCATGCCCCAGGTGGCGGACATAAGTCGTCGTTCAGAGCTATGGGCTTACACCGTCATCACTTACCAACG TGCGTGCTTGATGAAAGGGCAGCCTCCTCGTACTCTACCTGACATGGCGCACGACGTCAACCAACGCAAGACGCTATACCAGAACATGTCGCCCCATGTCCGGACCCGCATGAAAGCACAGGAGATTGTCACTCAGTGTGGCGCGGCGGTGAATGAATACGGGGTTCTTACCCTGAGTGCGGCGGACGAAGGAGGATTGGACTTGCTTCTGAAAGCATATGAGCAGCGTGTCAATGATCTACATATCGATGCGACAACTT GGATGGCCCGATTTGACATTCTTGTTGCTTGCCTCAGCATCCAAGGAATGCACTTTCTAAAGAATCATACCCTCTACGCGGATAATCGCCTCCGGAAGCTAGAAGCCGCGGCATGTGCGGTAATCGATGCGGTTGCAGACATGGCTCGCGAACTGCAATCTCTTGCCGTCTGCCCATCACAGGGTTGGTTCGGGCTCCTCCTTGCAGGATCTATACTATTGCGCATAATCAAAGGACATGATACAGACATTGTCGACTTTGCTAAAGCTCGAAATTACTTTATGAAGTCTCTCAACCTTGCCAAGCTCATGATTGTCGACAACGCCGACATGCCAACAAAGGTTGTCACTGTATTGAGTCACCTGTATAACAGCACCAAGGCCTTTCGCAAGGCTGATGGTAGCGTCATGATCAACCTGCGAATCCGCAGCCGCCTGGCTTTGTGCCCCATCATTGATGCCATGTGGTGGTTCAAGGATGAGTTTGAACCACCATTACCAA CCACGGAGGAGAACACCGAGAAACCGCCTACTGGCCCCGAGGGTTCTGCCAACCACCTCTACGACGATGGCTTTTGGACGGACCTGGAGTGGGCCCTCAATATCCCCGAATGA